The DNA segment AAATGGGGCAGTTGTAGCACTAATTTTCAGCCAACATTTCAGCTTCAGGAAACACCTGCAAATTGCAATTACATTTACACACAATTACATTTACCAACTGGAAACACCTGAATAACCATCCACAAACAGAGCAAACACCTGAACATTGGCATTCATTCACAATTCAGCAAAATCATAAACACAAGTACACAACATTTAAGACAGTAGCATGAACAGTCATCCACAAACAGACAGTAGCATAAACAAAGAGACTCGGACTCTAAGTCTCTAACACAATAGCAGCCAAATAAACAAAGTGCAAAACAGAAAGGGCATCCCTCAATTCAAGTTGAGACTAATAGTCTCGAATCAACTTAGTCTTAATTCTTAGATACAGATTCCAGGAAAATGCTCAAGACAACGCCTAGTATGCTTCCTTAAACCAATTGTTCCATTCCTCTTTGGATGAACATTATAGACATGACCATAATGCTTGCACTCTACTTTGCGAACTTCTCCGTTATCTTCTTTTACCTCAAAGTGTTCCAAAATATCAGAGCGTACTTTAGAAGCACGGGGAATGATttgaaccaaaaaaaaatataaatcataagttagaatattattttttgatgataataaaacaaaacaacaaaagtaTATCACCAAACAAATAGAGTATTAAACATTTAAACTTACCACTCAAGTTGCAAGTTGCAactatacatcaaacaatgctagtaGTGCTTCTATTATTTTCCATATCTAAAGATAATTCGACCAAATATGTCatacaaataaacaagtatgataTATTATTTTGAACTAAAACACACACAAAATATTAAAGCTTACCAAGCTTGAGTTCCTCAAGATACTTCAAGTCTTCTTCAACACTAATAGGATTCTTCTCTTCTCTAAGCCAATCTTGAACACAAATAAGAGCTTGAACACATTTAGGAATCAATAAACTCATAAATGAATCAAGAATACGGCCACCGGTGCTAAACGAGCATTCTGCCGCCATACTAGAAATTGGAATGGCCAACACATCACGAGCCAACTCCGAAAGAATAGGAAATCTAGGAGCATGTGTTTTCCACCAACTTAAGATATCAAATTCTTCATTAAAAGGCTCTTGTTCTTCACTAATGTGTTTATCCAACTCCGATTTAGCACCCGTACTTCCATTgtcttccttttgtttcttcAAGTGAAGCTTCGTCCTTATTAAAGATGCAGTTATAACACTCCCACTAGATGTATTAGATGTGTTGTTATATGAAGTAGAATTAGATGGAGATTGAGGACAAGATCCAGTTGAATATTTTTTTAGATACTCTCCAAACAAAGAATTCATATAAGTATACACCTCAgcatttattttcttccctttttcctccccaaaaagttctccaagtactccctcaacatattcaaatttgttacgtggatccaagacggaagcaataaaaatcattttattcatcttttcaggctcaccccaatacttcttgaaCTTTTCTTGCGTTCGCTCAGCCATTTTTCTTAAATGCTCATCCTCACTAACTAAACACATTTTCAAATGACAATAAAGTTCAGATACATCCTCAAAATGAGAATTACAAGTGATATAACGTGaaccttgtgagcacgtgatttttgtcttacgcgacaatcgctccaaaagaaataaaaaataataacaaatggtcctgctgtacaatttttggattttacatggcactttgttaattatttatgatatttttgcccattttatcttatcaaaacaaaatacaaaaaatgtatgtgtcatgcgtaattggaaccgtaatccggttgttaaataagaaaaccataaataggcatctttgtccgtgatttttgctttgatttttacctgcttcaaatattttaatatgtgtgtgcaaataattgtattaagtgtctatttaattttatttctgatttacttaggttttgttttaaaataaaatataataataaaaaataaataataataaaagagagtgcaaaattggGTTGAAAATCAGTTGGGCTTATTTTCACTTTTAATTCAAGGcccaaaattcaaatccaaaacccCTGtgtgacccggtccagaccagcctaCTCCAAAAGCgttcaaacgacaccgttttaacctgatctaatctgggccgttgatctcagattgatcaacggcctagatcacaTTCCCATACCCATGAACTAACCCGACCCGTCTTACCCAAACCAACCCCCAAACCCTGAATgagaaacgacaccgtttcctcaTCAGATGAAAGATCTGAGCCTTCCAtttcgcctcatccaacggctgagatcaaccccACCCATCTCATATATAAGTTTccaaccataccctgccccctatccaataccccagccttcgtcctcatccccttccccacgaaaccctagccgcccccttattcctcgccattaatcccggcagcatgaacgccgatgaccttcaccttaacaccctaggaccaccttgacaccctaaACATGAATCTGTTGACCGTTTAGGTCGAATCATCCtgtaggttctcgaatcttcgaatgaagattcgagcaaaaaacTCGATCCACACCGAtgcaccccagtttcataccagatagtccccagaccccctcgtgaccaaaccatgcttggtttggtccgaatctaaccatgaaagcccaaatcccaaatctaccatccacgaaccctagaaaccccaagcctggtccgTGCCTGCTCAAGCtgagagattagggtctaatggaccttaatcgaagtgtttctcatctaagaaacacttcgattagagtccgttcaaccttaaaaagggtctgttcaaacacaatgctgattttctgtttcttctttcaaagcttctaaggtaagtttgttttctccttgttattcagtacgtgtgtggtttcaaggtctgttcatattttgtgtaatttgtttcgaattttatcaactgtgtcctgtccactttgcctgaacctcggtgttttgagtccttcttctatttgttctgataatgtgtatgtatgtatgtgttgtgcaattagctgaatttcaaatttgaactgattaactgattccttgagtaacaattctgcttagtcagtacaattcaaatcatgtgcttgatactgttaaatgtctgattttggctacaattgtacatgttatgtttgatatagtcgagtcgacatgtgtcgtcaattagtttcagctgtctgaacaataacaaattgacttgTTTTtgctaagcattgcctgaatcgattaggaactgagtttagttacttataattgctaatttgatttcagaGGTGTAGGCTGTAATTgtaatctgaattgatggcatgtgcacttgtgcacaacatgtgcataaaggccctgtttgaattaaaatagtttgacagcatatgctgtcagactatattctgctgcccatactctactttagtttcagaaataataaacattactcaaaagtgagtctgccagggaatatcatgggagtttgtttttattttaattgttaagtggaaactgaaaagaaaggcagcacatgggagggtactgtgattgtctaacaggctgttaaagggcagattttaggcttataaaggAAATAAGAGGGGCTGGGCAGAGAGGGGAATAGACAGACATACAAACCTGGGAGGACAGACAGACAGggatagagagagaaaaaaaaaagaatagagaagaaaaaaattgaagagagaaaattccaaaaaaaaaaatactaagactttagaaaaacaaaaagaaaaacattctggaaatt comes from the Nicotiana sylvestris chromosome 4, ASM39365v2, whole genome shotgun sequence genome and includes:
- the LOC138889833 gene encoding zinc finger BED domain-containing protein RICESLEEPER 2-like; translated protein: MAKAIRDCLLEWKLDKVFTITVDNVSSNDVTVKELSKQCMAHILNLIVQDGLKELDVSVTRVRNIVRWNSTYLMLETAQNFENAFDKFHLFDDGFAAYQCSHLCEDGSSAGLLESDDWVNVRNVIEFLARFYKLTKNVSVSEDEHLRKMAERTQEKFKKYWGEPEKMNKMIFIASVLDPRNKFEYVEGVLGELFGEEKGKKINAEVYTYMNSLFGEYLKKYSTGSCPQSPSNSTSYNNTSNTSSGSVITASLIRTKLHLKKQKEDNGSTGAKSELDKHISEEQEPFNEEFDILSWWKTHAPRFPILSELARDVLAIPISSMAAECSFSTGGRILDSFMSLLIPKCVQALICVQDWLREEKNPISVEEDLKYLEELKLGVCSVCGWLFRCFQLVNVIVCKCNCNLQVFPEAEMLAEN